Proteins from one Cryptomeria japonica chromosome 4, Sugi_1.0, whole genome shotgun sequence genomic window:
- the LOC131050104 gene encoding shikimate O-hydroxycinnamoyltransferase-like, whose amino-acid sequence MDVKVTDSVLVKPVKSTPHHKLWVSNIDLVMVRFHSAIAYIYRSPPNGDSDHVAEILRDALSKVLVDFYPLAGRLILDASGRIAVDCNGEGALFVEAETDFTIDDFGDFTSPSQLTTLVPSATYENGFTTFPLLMVQVTKFKCGGVALGTGIQHILSDGTSSLHFVNSWCDVARGLQLHLLPQIDRTPLRARDPPRVSFSHEEFVPPPTLLHQENHILQEESNKVLFGRFNLSKEQVKSIKDKASENPLNKTYSTYVSLAAHIWKCCTTARGLLEKQRCKLYIPVDGRDRLCKPPLPRGYFGNAIFMATPIETAGEIVSNPLWYSAGKIQESIGKMDDEYLRSGLDFLESQPDLNAFVRSRNVFNCPNMVINSWTSLPFYDADFGWGRPTMLGPAENPPDGLCRILPIPTNDGSVSVCLGLLNDHLVKFGKLLYEF is encoded by the exons ATGGACGTTAAAGTCACAGATTCAGTACTTGTTAAGCCTGTAAAATCCACTCCACATCACAAACTGTGGGTCTCCAATATAGATTTAGTTATGGTTAGATTCCATTCTGCAATTGCTTATATTTACAGAAGCCCTCCCAATGGAGATTCCGATCATGTGGCTGAAATACTGAGAGATGCGCTTTCTAAGGTGTTGGTGGATTTTTATCCACTGGCGGGCAGATTGATTCTGGACGCCTCTGGTAGAATTGCTGTTGACTGTAATGGCGAGGGCGCTCTATTTGTGGAAGCAGAGACCGACTTTACAATCGATGATTTTGGGGATTTCACCTCCCCTTCACAACTCACCACTTTGGTTCCCTCTGCTACTTACGAGAATGGCTTCACTACATTTCCTCTGCTTATGGTTCAG GTAACCAAGTTCAAATGTGGAGGGGTGGCTTTAGGAACGGGGATACAACATATCTTATCAGATGGTACATCTTCTCTACATTTTGTTAACAGCTGGTGTGATGTAGCTCGTGGATTGCAGTTACATTTGCTTCCTCAAATAGATCGGACACCACTTCGAGCTCGAGATCCTCCCAGGGTGAGCTTTTCTCACGAAGAATTTGTACCACCTCCAACCCTTCTCCACCAAGAAAATCATATTCTGCAAGAAGAGTCAAATAAGGTCTTATTTGGAAGGTTCAATCTTAGTAAAGAGCAAGTTAAATCCATAAAAGATAAGGCAAGCGAGAACCCTCTTAACAAGACTTACTCCACCTACGTAAGCCTGGCAGCCCATATTTGGAAATGTTGTACCACAGCGCGAGGTTTACTAGAAAAGCAGAGATGCAAACTCTACATTCCTGTAGATGGGAGAGACCGTCTGTGTAAACCACCATTGCCTCGTGGGTATTTTGGCAATGCCATTTTTATGGCCACCCCAATAGAGACCGCAGGAGAAATTGTCTCCAATCCTTTGTGGTACAGCGCTGGAAAAATTCAGGAGTCGATAGGGAAGATGGATGATGAATATCTACGGTCTGGGTTGGACTTCCTGGAGTCACAACCAGATTTGAATGCTTTTGTGAGAAGCAGGAATGTATTTAATTGCCCTAATATGGTTATCAATAGTTGGACGTCTTTGCCATTTTATGATGCAGATTTTGGTTGGGGAAGGCCAACTATGCTGGGACCTGCGGAAAATCCTCCAGACGGACTCTGCCGCATTTTGCCAATCCCTACAAATGATGGGAGTGTGTCCGTTTGCCTGGGATTACTGAATGATCATCTGGTTAAATTTGGCAAGCTACTTTATGAGTTTTAA